In the genome of Syngnathoides biaculeatus isolate LvHL_M chromosome 14, ASM1980259v1, whole genome shotgun sequence, one region contains:
- the pou1f1 gene encoding pituitary-specific positive transcription factor 1, with protein sequence MASQAFGVDSFTPLAGDSPLPIFMHHSSASDCLPSTSHGHSMVSAVPSGLSLAQPPKRSQMQLSTTSLGNALGNSPPSLHYPVTPCHYSNQQATYGIMAAQEMLSASISQTCILQTCGVPPPNMVSAANPLQGSLTPCLYKFPDPGLSSSSCALSHGFSSLPSALLITDEAPGGPSVGEMKVSIQRKSIRELEDTPAMDSPQIQELEMFANDFKIRRIKLGYTQTNVGEALAAVHGSEFSQTTICRFENLQLSFKNACKLKAILSKWLDEAELARALNSDKIGINERKRKRRTTISLGAKEALEHSFIEKSKPSSQEIARIAKGLHLEKEVVRVWFCNRRQREKRVKTSLSSCLAKLSPNCIAQMSKTHQALI encoded by the exons ATGGCGTCTCAGGCATTCGGTGTTGACTCCTTCACGCCCCTGGCAGGAGACTCCCCTCTGCCAATTTTCATGCACCACAGCTCTGCCAGTGACTGCCTGCCAAGCACCTCCCACGGCCACAGCATGGTCTCTGCAG TGCCATCCGGGCTGTCCCTGGCTCAGCCCCCCAAGCGTTCCCAAATGCAACTATCCACAACCTCCCTGGGAAACGCTCTGGGCAACAGCCCCCCCAGCCTCCATTACCCAGTCACCCCGTGTCACTACAGCAACCAGCAAGCCACCTATGGCATTATGGCAG CTCAGGAGATGCTCTCTGCAAGTATTTCTCAGACTTGTATCCTGCAAACATGTGGGGTCCCCCCACCTAACATGGTGAGCGCTGCAAACCCGCTGCAAG GTTCACTGACTCCATGCCTGTACAAGTTTCCAGACCCCGGTCTGAGCAGCAGCTCCTGCGCCTTAAGTCACGGTTTCTCTTCGCTGCCCTCGGCCCTCCTGATAACTGACGAGGCCCCCGGAGGCCCCTCTGTGGGCGAGATGAAAGTCAGCATCCAGAGAAAGAGCATCCGGGAGCTGGAGGACACACCCGCTATGGACTCCCCGCAGATTCAAGAGCTGGAGATGTTTGCCAATGACTTCAAGATAAGGAGGATCAAACTTG GCTACACTCAGACCAACGTAGGTGAGGCCCTCGCCGCCGTGCACGGGTCAGAGTTCAGCCAGACCACCATCTGCCGCTTTGAGAATCTGCAGCTGAGCTTCAAGAACGCCTGCAAACTGAAGGCCATCCTGTCCAAGTGGTTGGACGAAGCCGAGCTCGCTCGAG CTCTCAACAGTGATAAGATTGGAATAAATGAGcggaaaaggaaaaggagaacaaCAATCAG CCTGGGAGCTAAGGAAGCTCTTGAGCACAGCTTTATTGAAAAAAGTAAACCATCTTCCCAGGAAATAGCTCGGATAGCCAAAGGGCTCCACCTGGAGAAGGAGGTTGTCCGGGTGTGGTTCTGTAACCGACGCCAGAGGGAGAAACGGGTCAAAACCAGCCTCAGCTCTTGCTTGGCCAAATTAAGTCCAAACTGCATAGCTCAGATGAGTAAAACACACCAGGCACTAATATAA